Proteins found in one Phycisphaerae bacterium genomic segment:
- the pheS gene encoding phenylalanine--tRNA ligase subunit alpha: MLEELTAELKQALAEAEELIAAAKTVDELRQAESRLMGKQGTLGKLLASIGKLPAEHRGAAGKDINLAKKAITERFASARGAIEQAADKRAAVGAQAYDPTLPAPVVPRGSVHPVTAVQWEVEDIMARLGFVVVAGPEMETDYYNFEALNIPAMHPARDMQDTFWLTNGWLLRTHTSPCQVRAMEKLGPPLRVIAPGRVFRYETEDASHGNTFHQLEGLMIDRRISIANLIGVMKLILVEVFKRDIKVRLRPGFFPFVEPGFELDMSCEICGGSGCATCKRSGWVEILPCGMVHPNVLRFGGIDPHEYTGFAFGMGLTRLAMMRYGVQDIRGLNSGDLRAIIRPEQRNGPAIIEKN; the protein is encoded by the coding sequence ATGCTTGAAGAACTTACGGCAGAACTCAAACAGGCATTGGCCGAGGCCGAGGAGCTCATCGCCGCTGCCAAGACGGTGGATGAGCTTCGCCAGGCGGAGAGTCGGCTGATGGGTAAGCAGGGTACTCTGGGCAAGCTGTTGGCCTCGATTGGCAAGCTGCCCGCGGAGCATCGCGGGGCGGCTGGGAAGGACATCAACCTGGCCAAGAAGGCGATTACGGAGCGGTTTGCCTCCGCCCGGGGGGCGATTGAGCAGGCCGCCGACAAGCGAGCGGCGGTTGGGGCCCAGGCCTACGACCCGACACTACCGGCTCCGGTTGTGCCGCGTGGGAGCGTGCATCCGGTGACGGCGGTGCAGTGGGAGGTTGAGGACATCATGGCCCGTCTGGGCTTTGTGGTGGTGGCCGGCCCGGAGATGGAGACCGACTACTACAACTTTGAGGCCCTGAACATACCGGCGATGCACCCGGCGCGTGACATGCAGGACACGTTCTGGCTGACGAACGGGTGGCTGCTGCGGACGCACACGTCGCCCTGTCAGGTGCGGGCGATGGAGAAGCTGGGTCCACCGTTGCGGGTGATTGCCCCGGGGCGTGTGTTCCGTTACGAGACGGAGGATGCCTCGCACGGCAATACCTTTCACCAGCTTGAAGGGCTGATGATTGATCGCCGGATTTCGATCGCCAATCTAATTGGGGTGATGAAGCTGATTCTGGTTGAGGTCTTCAAGCGTGACATCAAGGTACGGCTTCGTCCGGGCTTTTTCCCCTTTGTGGAGCCCGGCTTCGAGCTGGACATGAGTTGCGAGATTTGCGGCGGCTCGGGCTGCGCGACGTGCAAGCGGAGCGGCTGGGTCGAGATTCTGCCGTGCGGGATGGTTCATCCGAACGTGCTGCGTTTCGGCGGGATTGACCCGCACGAATACACTGGTTTTGCCTTCGGGATGGGGTTGACTCGTCTGGCGATGATGCGATACGGCGTGCAGGATATCCGCGGCCTCAACAGTGGTGACCTGCGGGCGATCATCCGGCCGGAGCAGCGCAACGGCCCGGCCATTATCGAGAAGAACTAG
- the pheT gene encoding phenylalanine--tRNA ligase subunit beta, which yields MFVSFNWIRDFVDLPPDLDARVLAEHFTVTSAEVEGVEQIRCGASGLIAVEVVGLEVIAGSAGQLAVKVNTGSAQLDTVTLAQGLKVGDRVVFAPPGAVLPGVGVIGERKVGGRSSAGMIVPGDALSLPTVGQRALWLPPATQAGEKIDMALFGDWVMEIDNKSITNRPDLWGHYGVARELAAIHGRPLKSYPVAPLDEVDDKSQPAVPIVIDDPARCPRYSALRFTGVRAQPAPLWMQVRLAHVGMRPIDILVDLTNYIMAELGQPMHAFDCSTIERIEVATAKTGEPFTTLDGTVRTMPEGALMIQSNRRSVALAGIMGGADTEVTAKTESLLLESANFDPAVIRRCATALGHRTDASARFEKSLDPATTVLGIQRFVYLAKPELPAMRFTSRLSDCFPRPPKTTMVRVDPEFVSMYVGRPVSADEISRILKPLEFGVKSEGKVLDVTVPSFRATKDIGIEADVIEEVARFIGYGSIEPVLPTITVRYAEPTDQARFERQTLSLLCGGMSYAEIHRHVWFTADWLKQIGFEPGACITLRNPAAAGTERLRTTLIPGVLAAVDLNRHHFEKFDLVEVGSVFSAQAAEGKAGDAERERRHMALALVGPGRKSTHEDELLRRLKTDLTTWLYQTLKYPLRFVTAAPSYPWEHEAKTAAVEFDGKALGRITVLPAATKRRIDEHLAAWSIALAEVDLSAVLSLRPLHRKLVPVPVHPQIDLDFSLLAASGYRYAELEKALAGYSHALLRRFAFVDSYEGGSVPAGKRSFTFRATIGDAGRTLTEEDIQGFRADFLAFIDKNGLALRT from the coding sequence GTGTTCGTCTCATTCAACTGGATTCGTGACTTCGTCGATTTGCCCCCTGACCTGGATGCACGGGTGCTTGCCGAGCACTTCACGGTGACTTCGGCGGAGGTGGAGGGTGTCGAGCAGATCCGCTGCGGCGCCTCGGGGCTGATTGCGGTGGAGGTTGTGGGGCTCGAAGTGATTGCGGGCAGTGCTGGCCAGCTTGCGGTCAAGGTGAACACCGGTTCGGCTCAGCTCGATACGGTGACCCTGGCACAGGGATTGAAGGTTGGCGACCGGGTGGTCTTCGCCCCGCCGGGGGCGGTGCTTCCGGGTGTGGGGGTGATCGGCGAGCGCAAGGTCGGCGGGCGCAGCAGCGCCGGCATGATCGTGCCCGGTGATGCCCTGAGCCTGCCGACGGTCGGCCAGCGTGCCCTCTGGCTTCCCCCGGCCACCCAAGCCGGCGAGAAGATCGACATGGCTCTTTTCGGCGACTGGGTCATGGAGATTGACAACAAGTCGATCACCAATCGGCCGGACCTGTGGGGTCACTACGGTGTCGCCCGGGAGCTGGCGGCGATTCACGGCAGACCGCTGAAGAGCTACCCGGTTGCGCCGCTGGATGAAGTGGACGACAAGTCGCAGCCGGCGGTCCCGATTGTCATCGACGACCCGGCCCGCTGTCCGCGTTACAGTGCGTTGCGGTTCACGGGGGTTCGGGCGCAGCCGGCGCCGCTGTGGATGCAGGTTCGGCTAGCCCACGTGGGCATGCGGCCGATCGACATTCTGGTTGACCTGACCAACTACATCATGGCCGAGCTGGGTCAGCCGATGCACGCGTTCGACTGTTCCACGATTGAACGCATCGAGGTTGCGACGGCCAAGACGGGTGAGCCATTCACCACGCTCGACGGCACGGTTCGGACCATGCCCGAGGGTGCATTGATGATTCAGTCCAACCGCCGCTCGGTAGCCCTGGCCGGGATCATGGGTGGGGCTGATACCGAGGTGACGGCCAAGACCGAGTCGCTGCTGTTGGAGAGTGCGAACTTCGACCCGGCGGTCATCCGGCGGTGTGCGACCGCGCTGGGTCATCGCACGGACGCGAGCGCCCGGTTCGAGAAGTCCCTGGATCCGGCGACGACCGTGCTGGGCATTCAGCGGTTCGTGTATCTGGCCAAGCCTGAACTGCCGGCCATGAGGTTCACCAGCCGGCTCTCCGATTGCTTCCCCAGGCCTCCGAAGACCACCATGGTGCGCGTCGACCCCGAGTTCGTGAGTATGTACGTCGGCCGGCCGGTGTCGGCGGACGAGATCTCTCGGATTCTCAAGCCGCTCGAGTTTGGAGTGAAAAGTGAAGGCAAGGTGCTGGACGTCACCGTGCCGAGCTTTCGAGCGACCAAGGACATCGGCATTGAGGCGGATGTCATCGAGGAGGTGGCCCGCTTCATCGGGTACGGTTCGATCGAGCCGGTGCTGCCGACGATCACGGTTCGTTACGCGGAGCCGACCGACCAGGCTCGATTCGAACGGCAGACGCTTTCGCTGCTGTGCGGCGGGATGAGTTATGCGGAGATTCACCGCCACGTCTGGTTCACGGCCGACTGGCTCAAGCAGATTGGTTTTGAGCCGGGCGCGTGCATCACGCTCCGCAACCCGGCGGCGGCCGGAACCGAGCGGCTGCGGACCACGCTGATCCCGGGCGTGCTGGCCGCGGTCGATCTCAACCGCCATCACTTCGAGAAGTTCGACCTGGTGGAGGTCGGCAGCGTGTTCTCGGCCCAGGCCGCGGAAGGCAAGGCGGGCGACGCCGAGCGCGAGCGGCGGCACATGGCTCTGGCCCTGGTTGGGCCCGGGCGGAAGAGCACGCACGAGGACGAACTGCTTCGGCGGCTCAAGACCGATCTGACCACCTGGCTGTATCAGACGCTGAAGTATCCGCTCCGGTTTGTCACCGCTGCGCCGAGCTACCCGTGGGAGCACGAGGCCAAGACCGCGGCGGTCGAGTTCGACGGCAAGGCGTTGGGGCGGATCACGGTACTGCCGGCGGCGACGAAGCGGCGGATCGACGAGCATCTGGCGGCGTGGTCGATCGCGTTGGCCGAGGTCGATCTGTCGGCCGTGCTGAGCCTGCGGCCGCTGCACCGCAAGCTGGTGCCGGTGCCGGTTCACCCGCAGATCGATCTGGACTTCTCGCTGTTGGCGGCCAGCGGCTACCGTTACGCCGAGTTGGAGAAGGCGCTGGCCGGTTACAGCCACGCCCTGTTGCGGCGGTTCGCGTTCGTGGACAGCTACGAAGGCGGCTCGGTTCCGGCGGGCAAGCGGAGCTTCACTTTCCGGGCGACGATCGGCGACGCCGGGCGAACGCTGACCGAGGAGGACATCCAGGGTTTCCGCGCGGACTTCCTCGCCTTCATCGACAAGAACGGCTTGGCGCTGCGAACGTGA
- a CDS encoding DNA polymerase III subunit alpha produces the protein MALPSTFTHLHLHTHLSLLDGATRIDDLMVKVKADGGKAVAMTDHGNLFAVVPFYEAARKAGVKPIIGLETYMAPGDRRSKETKGVADASYHLLLLARDNTGYRNLLKLSSIAYREGFYYKPRIDKDVLREHARGLICTSACLGGEIPQALLADRPKDAEAIARIYLGIFGADNFYIELQDHGLPEQKTVNPLLHDLARRLGIGVTVANDVHYLSPDDVRAHDVLCCINTGAKLTDEKRFKFDSDQFYLKSRAEMQELFKDYPDALNTTERLADRCNVNIEFGKTHAPVYHVPAGKTDRDYLRELVYAGAARKYTEITPEIRERIDYELEVIGSKGFSSYFLIVWDFVSYARAEGIPCGARGSGCSTVVGYCLNLSAPDPLRYELYFERFMDPDRDEMPDIDIDICQVGRERVIEYVRKQYGHVAQVITYGTLKAKAVVKDVSRVMGLGFEEANALTKLIPEELKMTVDKAMSQEPELQRLYKENDKIRDVIDISKRLEGLARHVGVHAAAVVISDNPLDDLVPLYRAENSEQTVTQFDGPAVEKCGLLKMDLLGLKTLSVIEHARQLVRQNHDLDLDLERLDLTDQKVFTLFARGDTKGVFQFESGGMRDVLMKMRPTCVEDLIAANALYRPGPMAYIDQYVARKHGDKWTTPHPIMTEVLRETYGIMVYQEQVSRLVNRLGGIELKKAFRLAKAISKKKTSIIESMREPFLVGVGQKGVKREVAEQIFTDVLEFGKYAFNKAHATGYALVAFQTAFLKVYYPAEYMAALLAFEMDSTDKIVEHIEECKKMGIDIAPPDVNVSQETFTVVRGKGDRPIIRFGLAAIKGVGSKAVAAILAAREKGGAFRSIFDFCERVDLASVNRAVLEALIKCGAFDSTGAMRKALMLVLDDAIAQGAALAADRRSGQMSLFGGPGIEKIEPKMPKAQWNEAEMLAHEKAVLGFYVTRHPLSAHQETLRKYASARTIDLVRFTDGSEVTVGGMISKMRNVPIKNGTSAGKKMGIVTLEDLHGQIEVILFPKELEKFQAQLALETVVFFKGQVDRRRQEPSLRVNDLIPLEAADERLSSMVLLRLGDDTPEQTLKTLQQTIRRFSGDKPVFLELWTKERVKVTVRANPDYYVRPTPEFRQAISQLIGPERLAILSAIRQTTPTTPPPPPPSPEQSWRPHANDYDASDETLSDAASPSD, from the coding sequence GTGGCATTACCCTCAACCTTCACCCACCTGCACCTGCACACCCACCTGAGCCTGCTCGACGGGGCCACTCGGATCGATGACCTCATGGTCAAGGTCAAGGCCGACGGCGGCAAGGCCGTGGCTATGACCGACCACGGCAACCTGTTCGCCGTGGTACCGTTCTACGAGGCCGCCCGCAAAGCCGGCGTCAAGCCGATCATCGGCCTCGAAACCTACATGGCCCCCGGCGACCGGCGGAGCAAGGAAACCAAGGGCGTCGCCGACGCGAGCTACCATCTGCTCCTCCTGGCCCGCGATAACACCGGCTACCGCAACCTCCTCAAGCTCAGCTCCATCGCCTACCGCGAGGGCTTCTACTACAAGCCACGCATCGACAAGGACGTGCTCCGGGAACACGCCCGCGGCCTCATCTGCACCAGCGCCTGCCTGGGCGGCGAGATCCCCCAGGCCCTCCTCGCCGACCGCCCCAAGGACGCCGAGGCAATCGCCAGAATCTACCTGGGCATCTTCGGCGCAGACAACTTCTACATCGAACTCCAGGACCACGGCCTCCCCGAACAGAAAACCGTCAACCCTCTCCTCCACGACCTCGCCCGCCGGCTGGGCATCGGCGTCACCGTCGCCAACGACGTCCACTACCTCAGCCCAGACGACGTCCGCGCCCACGACGTGCTCTGCTGCATCAACACCGGGGCCAAACTCACAGACGAAAAACGCTTCAAGTTCGATTCCGACCAGTTCTACCTCAAGAGCCGCGCCGAAATGCAGGAGCTGTTCAAGGACTATCCCGACGCCCTGAACACCACCGAACGCCTCGCTGACCGGTGCAACGTCAATATCGAGTTCGGTAAAACCCACGCCCCCGTCTACCACGTCCCCGCCGGTAAAACCGACCGCGATTATCTGCGCGAACTGGTGTACGCCGGCGCAGCCCGAAAATACACCGAGATCACACCCGAAATCCGCGAACGCATCGACTACGAGCTCGAGGTCATCGGGTCCAAGGGATTCTCCAGCTACTTCCTGATCGTCTGGGATTTCGTCAGCTACGCCCGCGCCGAGGGAATCCCCTGCGGGGCCAGAGGCAGCGGCTGCTCCACCGTCGTCGGCTACTGCCTCAATCTGTCCGCGCCCGACCCCCTCCGCTACGAACTCTACTTCGAACGGTTCATGGACCCCGACCGCGACGAAATGCCCGATATCGATATCGATATCTGCCAGGTCGGCCGCGAACGGGTCATCGAGTACGTCCGCAAGCAATACGGCCACGTCGCCCAGGTCATCACCTACGGAACGCTCAAGGCCAAGGCCGTGGTCAAGGACGTCAGCCGCGTCATGGGCCTGGGCTTCGAGGAGGCTAACGCACTCACCAAGCTCATTCCCGAAGAACTGAAGATGACCGTCGACAAGGCGATGAGCCAGGAACCGGAACTCCAGCGGCTCTACAAGGAAAACGACAAGATCCGCGACGTCATCGACATCAGCAAGCGGCTCGAAGGCCTCGCCCGCCACGTCGGCGTGCACGCCGCCGCCGTGGTCATCAGCGACAACCCCTTAGACGATCTCGTGCCACTGTATCGGGCGGAAAACTCGGAACAGACCGTCACCCAGTTCGACGGGCCCGCCGTCGAGAAGTGCGGCCTGCTCAAGATGGACCTCCTGGGCCTCAAGACGCTGAGCGTCATCGAGCACGCCCGTCAACTGGTCAGGCAGAACCACGACCTGGACCTCGATCTGGAAAGACTCGACCTCACCGACCAGAAGGTCTTTACCTTGTTCGCCCGCGGCGATACCAAAGGCGTGTTCCAGTTCGAGTCCGGCGGCATGCGCGACGTGCTCATGAAAATGCGCCCCACCTGCGTCGAAGACCTGATCGCCGCAAACGCCCTCTATCGACCCGGCCCCATGGCCTACATCGACCAGTACGTGGCCCGCAAGCACGGCGACAAGTGGACCACGCCCCACCCCATCATGACCGAGGTACTCAGAGAAACCTACGGCATCATGGTCTACCAGGAACAGGTGTCGCGACTGGTCAACCGGCTCGGCGGAATCGAGCTCAAGAAAGCCTTCCGCCTGGCCAAGGCGATCAGCAAGAAGAAGACCAGCATCATCGAGTCGATGCGCGAACCTTTCCTCGTCGGCGTCGGCCAGAAAGGCGTCAAACGCGAGGTGGCCGAGCAGATCTTCACCGATGTCCTCGAGTTCGGTAAGTACGCCTTCAACAAGGCCCACGCAACCGGTTACGCCCTGGTCGCCTTCCAAACCGCCTTCCTCAAGGTCTACTATCCGGCCGAGTACATGGCCGCCCTGCTTGCCTTCGAAATGGACTCGACCGACAAGATCGTCGAGCACATCGAAGAGTGCAAGAAAATGGGCATCGACATCGCCCCACCCGACGTGAACGTGTCCCAGGAAACCTTCACCGTGGTCCGCGGCAAGGGCGACCGGCCCATCATCCGCTTCGGGCTCGCGGCCATCAAGGGCGTCGGCAGCAAGGCCGTCGCGGCAATCCTCGCCGCCAGAGAGAAGGGAGGAGCGTTCCGCTCCATCTTCGATTTCTGCGAGCGGGTGGACCTGGCCTCCGTCAACCGGGCGGTCCTCGAAGCCCTGATCAAGTGCGGAGCATTCGACTCCACCGGCGCGATGCGCAAGGCCCTCATGCTCGTGCTCGACGACGCCATCGCCCAGGGAGCCGCGCTCGCAGCCGATCGTCGCAGCGGGCAAATGTCCCTGTTCGGCGGGCCGGGCATCGAGAAAATCGAACCCAAAATGCCCAAAGCCCAGTGGAACGAGGCCGAAATGCTCGCCCACGAGAAAGCAGTCCTGGGCTTCTACGTGACCCGACACCCCCTCAGCGCCCACCAGGAAACACTCCGCAAGTACGCCTCCGCCCGAACCATCGATCTGGTCCGATTCACCGACGGCTCCGAAGTCACCGTCGGCGGAATGATCAGCAAGATGCGAAACGTCCCCATCAAGAACGGAACCAGCGCCGGCAAGAAAATGGGCATCGTCACCCTCGAGGACCTGCACGGCCAGATCGAGGTCATCCTCTTTCCCAAGGAGTTGGAGAAGTTCCAGGCCCAGCTCGCCCTGGAGACGGTCGTCTTCTTCAAGGGTCAGGTCGACCGCCGACGACAGGAGCCCTCCCTGCGCGTCAACGACCTCATCCCCCTCGAGGCCGCCGACGAACGGCTCAGCTCGATGGTCCTGCTCCGCCTCGGCGACGATACCCCCGAACAAACGCTCAAGACCCTCCAGCAGACCATCCGCAGGTTCTCCGGCGACAAGCCGGTCTTCCTGGAACTCTGGACCAAGGAACGGGTCAAGGTGACCGTGCGAGCCAACCCGGACTACTATGTCCGCCCGACACCGGAATTCAGACAGGCCATCAGCCAACTCATCGGCCCAGAACGACTCGCCATTCTCTCCGCCATCCGCCAGACCACCCCCACCACACCACCTCCCCCACCACCCTCGCCCGAGCAATCCTGGCGCCCACACGCCAACGACTACGACGCCTCCGATGAAACCCTGTCAGACGCCGCCTCCCCCTCCGATTGA
- a CDS encoding discoidin domain-containing protein translates to MGQSSPPPLTGFRIMIAVAAAIAASIQPSISRAGPHNPDTDWFQKSGYGVFVHYLWDLQNDARQVQSLGRQTSWEECVREFDVDRFADAMAEAGAGYVIFTMHQRTRFLIAPNATFDRLTGYRPGESCCTRDLVAELHGVLARKRIPLMLYWTGDGPREDEKAAAALGWKVPVPTEYVRKWASVVEEYGERYGERVAGWWADGCYPFIGYDDEKLGVLAKALKAGNPKRIIAMNPGVLNGVRGYTPHEDFTCGEENAFHDQPASRWIDGEQWHILSFLGCGRSHIGAAWGMAGTGYTKQELIEYVFDVNNGGGVVSIDVLLYRDGGLDRSQLQILKALRPGLAAMKTGPAVPPGNLAFRKPARLLSLDGTHELQVNGGVHPARLGVDGRGDTTALAGGEWPWTYEVDLLQARAVRRVKVSFAKDGFPTQLRVQVSADRKTWQTMVSVDDHDGGLVDAELAPVQARWLRVSALKPDGPDQKGVQMAVAELEAYE, encoded by the coding sequence ATGGGACAAAGCTCTCCGCCACCGTTGACCGGTTTTCGGATCATGATCGCCGTTGCCGCCGCGATCGCGGCGAGTATCCAGCCCTCGATCTCGCGAGCCGGTCCGCACAACCCCGACACCGACTGGTTCCAGAAGTCCGGCTACGGTGTCTTTGTTCACTATCTGTGGGATCTCCAGAACGATGCTCGGCAGGTCCAGAGTCTCGGCCGGCAGACGTCGTGGGAGGAGTGTGTTCGCGAGTTCGACGTGGACCGCTTCGCCGATGCCATGGCCGAGGCGGGAGCCGGCTACGTCATTTTCACCATGCATCAGCGCACGCGTTTCCTCATTGCCCCGAACGCCACGTTTGATCGGCTGACCGGCTACAGACCGGGGGAGTCCTGCTGCACGCGTGATCTCGTTGCGGAGTTGCACGGGGTTCTGGCCCGCAAGCGGATTCCCCTGATGCTCTACTGGACGGGCGATGGACCGCGCGAGGACGAGAAGGCCGCGGCCGCGCTGGGCTGGAAAGTGCCGGTTCCTACGGAGTACGTGAGGAAGTGGGCGAGTGTGGTTGAGGAGTACGGTGAGCGGTACGGCGAGCGGGTTGCCGGCTGGTGGGCGGACGGCTGCTATCCGTTCATTGGCTACGACGACGAGAAGCTTGGCGTACTCGCGAAAGCCCTGAAGGCCGGGAACCCGAAACGCATCATTGCCATGAACCCCGGCGTTCTGAACGGTGTTCGGGGCTACACGCCTCATGAGGACTTCACTTGCGGGGAAGAGAACGCATTTCACGATCAGCCCGCCTCGCGGTGGATCGACGGCGAGCAATGGCACATCCTATCGTTTCTGGGTTGCGGGCGAAGTCACATTGGGGCGGCATGGGGCATGGCGGGGACCGGCTACACCAAGCAGGAGCTGATTGAGTACGTGTTCGATGTGAACAACGGGGGCGGTGTGGTGTCGATCGATGTGCTGCTGTATCGGGACGGGGGGCTGGATCGGTCGCAGTTGCAGATTCTGAAGGCTTTGCGTCCCGGCCTCGCGGCGATGAAGACAGGTCCAGCCGTTCCGCCGGGGAATTTGGCGTTTCGCAAACCCGCCCGATTGCTGAGTCTGGACGGCACACACGAGCTGCAGGTCAACGGCGGCGTTCACCCCGCCAGGCTGGGTGTTGACGGTCGAGGTGACACCACCGCGCTGGCCGGCGGCGAATGGCCCTGGACTTACGAGGTGGACCTTCTGCAGGCGCGTGCGGTACGGCGGGTGAAGGTATCTTTCGCGAAGGACGGCTTCCCCACACAGCTGCGTGTTCAGGTTTCGGCCGACCGCAAGACCTGGCAGACCATGGTCTCGGTCGACGACCATGATGGCGGTCTGGTGGATGCTGAATTGGCGCCTGTTCAGGCCCGTTGGCTGAGAGTCAGTGCCTTGAAGCCTGACGGCCCCGACCAGAAGGGTGTCCAGATGGCCGTCGCGGAGCTGGAGGCATATGAGTGA